The segment CAAACACAAGGAAAAGCAGCGCGCCCGTGAGGAAAAGCAGCGGAATCGAGCGTAGCTGCGGCTACAGCGCCGCCTCGATCTTCTTGGCGAAATCGTCCTCGCTGATCGCCCCGGCACCGTTGTACAGAAGGGTCCCATCGGCCCCGATGATCAGCGTCGTGGGAAGGCCGCTTACGTTGTAGGCCCTGCTCCCCGCGTGCTCGAGGTCGTAATACGCCGGAAACGAAAGCCCCTTGTCCTTCACGTAGGCCTTCCCCGCCGTCGCCTCGCCCGAGGTGTCGGCCACGTTCAGCATGACGAAGTTCACCCTATCGCCGTAGCGCTCGTACAGGGACTGGAACGCGCCCATCTCCTTGATGCAATACGGACACCACGTGGCCCAGAAGTTCACGACCGTCGGCTTCCCGTCGCGAATGGCCGACAGGCTGGTCTTGTTCCCGTCGGCATCCGAGAACGAGAAGTCCGCCGCCTTTCCGCCTACCTTGGTTCCCCCCGAAGATTCGGCCGATCCCGAAGAGGGTCCGCTGCCCGGCTGCGCACTCGAGGAAGCGGAGCTTTCGTTACCGGACGCACTGCGGGCGGTTTCCGCCCCTCCCATCTTCGACGGGGCGAACACGGTGTTGTAGGCGAAGGCGGCCCCGCCGATCACGGCGACCAGCGCAACCGCGATCGCAGCGGTCCTCAAGCGGCGGTTCGTCTGTTTTTCCATAAAGCGCACTCCTTTCATGCGGCGGATACCCACCGCAGGTCAAACGAGGATTAGGGATTCAGGATCGACATAAGCGCCGTCAGCTGTCCGGTTATCATAAGCACGCCCATCACGATGAGGAACACGCCGCACACCAGGTTGATGATGCGGTAGTTCCTTTTGATGAAAGAGAACGCCCCCGACAGCTTGTCGATGGCAAGCGCGCTGATGAGGAACGGAACGCCCAGGCCGGCCGAATACGCCAGAAGCAGCGTGATCCCCTGCATGACCGAACCCTGGGTCGAAGCGAGCGCAAGGGCGGAACCCAGATACGCACCCACGCACGGCGTCCATCCAAGCGAGAACACGATGCCGAACAGAATCGCCGAGGGAAACGACACCAGCGTCACCTTGGTCGAGAGCCGATGCGTCCCTTCCAGGAAGGGAATGCGGATAACGCCGGCGAAGTTGAGCCCGAACAGGATGACGATCAGGCCGCATATCACGTTGACCCAGGTCGCATGCCTGATAAGCACGCCCCCGAGGCCGCCGGCCAGCGCGCCGAGCGCCACGAAGACCAAGGTGAAGCCCAAAATGAAACCGAGCGCGTTCACCACCGTGGTCTTAGTCGCACGCGAGGCCCCTGAAGAAGCCGCGCTCCCCGTTTCGGACGATTCGGCCGAGGAACCGGCGAAATACGCGAGGTACAGGGGAAGCATGGGCAGCAGGCAGGGCGAGACGAAAGTCAGGATTCCCTCAAGAAACGTAGCGATGTAATCCAATACGGCCTCCTTTCGAAGTTTGCGACATTATCACATAGCTAAAGATGACCTTTATACTTTGTAAACTGAGCGTGACCGTGGGATTATCGCACCAGATCATAAAGGTGGCAGTCTGTGCAGCACTTGAGAGGAACACCCGACCGGCTCGACGCGGTGGAGGCGGGGTTGCGGCCTTCTCGGTTCTCCGTCGCGCTGAGCGAGGGGACATCCCTTATGGTAATTATGAGCAGCGGGCACCGCTAACCGTTTTCGGCGCGCATCAGCGGTAAAAGCGGCACGGGAGCAGTGTTAGTATGTTCTCCCGTCATCACATTCAATCGCCGTGCCGGCACCGCGAGTCGGGCGCAGCGGGAACACGAAAGAGCCCGTATGGAAATTCTGGAGTCGATCGACGCCCTCGTATGGGGGCCTGCCATGATCCTTCTGCTTTTGGGATCGCATCTCTTCCTCACCGTGCGCACCGGCTTCATCCAGCGCAAGCTCCCCTTGGCCGTGAAGATGTCGCTTAACAGCCAGGGCGACGGCGAGGGCGACATCAGCCACTTCGGCGCGCTGGCCACGGCGCTTGCGGCCACCGTCGGCACCGGTTCCATCGTCGGCGTCGCAACCGCCATCCTCGCCGGCGGCCCGGGCGCCATCTTCTGGATGTGGATCACGGGCATCTTCGGAATCGCCACGAAGTACTCCGAGGTGTTCATCTCCATCAAGTACCGCGTGAAAGACGCCAACGGCAGCATGCTGGGCGGCGCCATGTACGCTTGGGAGCGGGCGTTCCGCAAAAACGGGAAGACACCCCTGTTCGCACGCGTATTCGCCGTGCTGTTCGCCGTGTTCGCCGCCATCGCCGCGCTGGGTATCGGCAACGCGGTCCAGTCCAATGCCATGACCGGCATCATCACCTCCCATACCGCGGCGCCGGCCTTCGCCGTGGGCATCGTCATCGCCGCGCTCGCCGCCATCGTCATCATCGGCGGCGTGCAGTCCATCGCGCGGGTCTGCGAGTTCCTCGTACCCGTCATGGCCGTCGGATACGCGGGCGGATGCATCGCCATCCTGGTTATGAACAGCGCCTTCATCGTCCCCGCGCTCCAGGAGATCGTGCTGTGCGCCTTCACGCCCCGCGCCGCGTTCGGAGGCGCCGTCGGCAGCGGCGTCATGGTCGCCCTCCAGTACGGCTGCGCGCGCGGCCTGTTCTCGAACGAAAGCGGCCTCGGCTCGGCTCCCATCATCGCCGCGGCGGCCCAGAGCAAGAACCCCGCACAGCAATCGCTGGTGGCCATGACCGGCGCGTTTTGGAGCACCGTGGTCATCTGCGCCCTCACGGGCATCGTCATCGTATCCACCCTGCTGGCCAACCCCGAGCTGGTCGGCACGGTCGCCTCCATCGAGCACATCACCGGCACCCAGCTCGCCAGCCTCGTGTTCGAGAAGATCCCCTATATCGGCGCCCCCATTCTGGCGCTGGGCATCATCGCGTTCTCGTTTTCCACCATCATCGGCTGGTACTACTACGGGAACCGCGCCGTCGCCTATCTGTTCGGCCAGAAGGGCATCAAGGTTTACCAGATCATGTACGTCGTCGCGACGTTTTTGGGCGCCGTCGGCCTCGGAAACGTCGTTTGGACCGTCTCCGACATCACCAACGCGCTGATGGCGGTTCCCAACATCCTCATCACGCTGGCCCTGTCCGGTATCGTCGCACGCGAAACCAAGCATTACGTGTTCGACGGGAACCTGGACGAAGAATCCAACGAGGCGATTCCCTTTGCCGAGCGCCGATAGCCCGCATACCGCCGATCCCGCGGCCGACGGGGCGAACCGCCCCGCCTCGGATGACCGTGCCGCCAACAGCCTGGTCATCCGCCCTCTATCGCCCGATTCCCCCTCCGACCTGGAATCGACGCGGGCCATCTACAACCACGAAGTCGAGCACGGCGTGGCCACCTTCGATATCGAGCCCGTCGGCGCAGATGCATGGCGCGCTTTCGCCCTGCGACACAACCGCGCCAACCACCCCCTCGTCGTCGCCGAATGCGACGGGGTCGTCCGCGGGTACGCCTGCCTGTCGCCCTACCGGGACAAAGACGCCTTCGACCCCACCGTCGAACTGTCGGTGTACGTCCATCCCGACGGGCGCGGCCGCGGGATCGGAGCGGCGCTCATGGACCACCTGATACGAACCGCGCGGTCCGATGAGCGCACCCACCGCATCGTATCGGTGATAACCGGCGGAAACGACGCGAGCGAGCGGCTTCACGAGCGGTTCGGGTTCGAATACTGCGGAACCCTGCGCGAAGTCGGCTTCAAATTCGGACGATGGCTGGACATCCGCCACTGGGAACTGGACGTTTGCGAATAGCCGCACGCCTTCGCGGAGTAAAGGCGCCCTAGCCGACCCTCGACATCTCGATGTTCAAGTCCACCGAACCGGGGATCCCCTTGACGCTCCCCTTGCTGGTATACTGCCAAACCTTGAAATCCAGGATGGTGGTGGGGACCGTAGCGTCGTATTCGGCCCACCACAACGGGTACTTCATGACCCGGAACAGGTCGTAGCGCTGCAGGTCGGAAGCGTTTCCGTACACCATGGGCTTGTATCCCGCAGCCTCGATGCTCTCGCAGAACGTCAGGGCGATATCGCTCATCTGCTCGTTATCCAGATCGGCCGTACGCGACGTTCCCGTGCCCGCCGCGTTCGTTTCCGAGTCGAACACCACGGGAAGCTGGAGCGATCGGCCCTTCAGCTGGTCGACAACCGCCTGGGCCTCCTCGCGCGACTCTTCCACGCTGATCGCCTGGGAGAAGTAGTACACGCCGCAGTCCAAGCCGGCTGCCTGCGCGCCTTGCAGGTTCGCCTCGAAATCCTCGTCGATCATCATGGTGCCCGTCGCGGTTCCGCGATACCCTAGGCGAACGTAGGCGAACTCGATGCCGTCGTTTGCCACCGCGTTCCAGTCCACAGCGCCCTGGTTGCTGGAAACGTCCACCCCCATGCGGGAGAGCACCTGACCGTCCACCGCATAGGCCAGCCGATCCCCGCTGCGCTCGAGGTTGGTCCAGCGGTACTGGTTGCGGGGAAGCGACGGGAGCGCCTTTGCGCCCTCCCCTTCCACAACCGACGCGCCCTGCGGGGCGACCTGGCTCGACGATAGGCAACTTGTGATGTTGAACAGCGCGAATACAACCGCGAGCACCGCCAGGGCCGCGATCGCGAATCGGACGCGGGCCTCCCTACGGGGCCTTGGTCGCACAGGGCGGAGATCGTGTGCCGGCATCCGGCTCCTTTCGGTCGGCACGGCCGGCGTCGGACGCCGCTTGCAAAGAGTCCATTATAGGGATGGGGGACCTCGTCCACCGAGAGCCCACACAGTATTGCTATAGTCGTAGCGCAAAACACCCGAGAGAGAGG is part of the Berryella intestinalis genome and harbors:
- a CDS encoding TlpA family protein disulfide reductase, which codes for MEKQTNRRLRTAAIAVALVAVIGGAAFAYNTVFAPSKMGGAETARSASGNESSASSSAQPGSGPSSGSAESSGGTKVGGKAADFSFSDADGNKTSLSAIRDGKPTVVNFWATWCPYCIKEMGAFQSLYERYGDRVNFVMLNVADTSGEATAGKAYVKDKGLSFPAYYDLEHAGSRAYNVSGLPTTLIIGADGTLLYNGAGAISEDDFAKKIEAAL
- a CDS encoding cytochrome c biogenesis CcdA family protein: MDYIATFLEGILTFVSPCLLPMLPLYLAYFAGSSAESSETGSAASSGASRATKTTVVNALGFILGFTLVFVALGALAGGLGGVLIRHATWVNVICGLIVILFGLNFAGVIRIPFLEGTHRLSTKVTLVSFPSAILFGIVFSLGWTPCVGAYLGSALALASTQGSVMQGITLLLAYSAGLGVPFLISALAIDKLSGAFSFIKRNYRIINLVCGVFLIVMGVLMITGQLTALMSILNP
- a CDS encoding alanine/glycine:cation symporter family protein, producing MEILESIDALVWGPAMILLLLGSHLFLTVRTGFIQRKLPLAVKMSLNSQGDGEGDISHFGALATALAATVGTGSIVGVATAILAGGPGAIFWMWITGIFGIATKYSEVFISIKYRVKDANGSMLGGAMYAWERAFRKNGKTPLFARVFAVLFAVFAAIAALGIGNAVQSNAMTGIITSHTAAPAFAVGIVIAALAAIVIIGGVQSIARVCEFLVPVMAVGYAGGCIAILVMNSAFIVPALQEIVLCAFTPRAAFGGAVGSGVMVALQYGCARGLFSNESGLGSAPIIAAAAQSKNPAQQSLVAMTGAFWSTVVICALTGIVIVSTLLANPELVGTVASIEHITGTQLASLVFEKIPYIGAPILALGIIAFSFSTIIGWYYYGNRAVAYLFGQKGIKVYQIMYVVATFLGAVGLGNVVWTVSDITNALMAVPNILITLALSGIVARETKHYVFDGNLDEESNEAIPFAERR
- a CDS encoding GNAT family N-acetyltransferase, with protein sequence MPSADSPHTADPAADGANRPASDDRAANSLVIRPLSPDSPSDLESTRAIYNHEVEHGVATFDIEPVGADAWRAFALRHNRANHPLVVAECDGVVRGYACLSPYRDKDAFDPTVELSVYVHPDGRGRGIGAALMDHLIRTARSDERTHRIVSVITGGNDASERLHERFGFEYCGTLREVGFKFGRWLDIRHWELDVCE
- a CDS encoding glycoside hydrolase family 25 protein; this encodes MLAVVFALFNITSCLSSSQVAPQGASVVEGEGAKALPSLPRNQYRWTNLERSGDRLAYAVDGQVLSRMGVDVSSNQGAVDWNAVANDGIEFAYVRLGYRGTATGTMMIDEDFEANLQGAQAAGLDCGVYYFSQAISVEESREEAQAVVDQLKGRSLQLPVVFDSETNAAGTGTSRTADLDNEQMSDIALTFCESIEAAGYKPMVYGNASDLQRYDLFRVMKYPLWWAEYDATVPTTILDFKVWQYTSKGSVKGIPGSVDLNIEMSRVG